One Nonomuraea angiospora DNA segment encodes these proteins:
- a CDS encoding SDR family NAD(P)-dependent oxidoreductase, which translates to MAVTIDLGGRTALVTGGAGGLGFACARALAEAGADVVLSDLEGPRLSEAAAELGAEARPADLTDPAQAAALAGARDRIDVLVNCAGIMRTTPLLDIEPGEWLRIVDVNLNATFWLTQAVGRAMAERGGGSIVTLASVAARSGRPHAAHYSATKTALLSLTKSAAEALAPVRVNAVCPGVFLTPMWDEIIADRDRRFGPGAGAGYLKEVGERSPLRRPGRPEEVAAAVLFLASDLASFVTGQALNVDGGLEMN; encoded by the coding sequence ATGGCTGTCACGATCGACCTGGGCGGGCGGACGGCGCTCGTCACGGGCGGCGCGGGAGGGCTCGGGTTCGCGTGCGCCCGCGCGCTGGCCGAGGCCGGGGCGGACGTCGTGCTCTCCGACCTGGAGGGCCCGCGGCTGAGCGAGGCGGCGGCCGAGCTGGGCGCCGAGGCGCGGCCGGCCGACCTCACCGACCCGGCCCAGGCGGCGGCGCTGGCGGGCGCCCGCGACCGGATCGACGTGCTGGTGAACTGCGCCGGGATCATGCGCACCACCCCGCTGCTCGACATCGAGCCCGGCGAGTGGCTGCGGATCGTGGACGTCAACCTCAACGCCACGTTCTGGCTCACCCAGGCCGTCGGGCGGGCGATGGCCGAGCGGGGCGGCGGCTCGATCGTGACGCTGGCCTCGGTGGCCGCCCGCTCGGGCCGCCCCCACGCCGCCCACTACTCCGCCACCAAGACGGCCCTGCTCTCCCTGACGAAGTCGGCCGCCGAGGCGCTGGCCCCCGTGCGGGTGAACGCCGTGTGCCCCGGCGTCTTCCTCACCCCCATGTGGGACGAGATCATCGCCGACCGCGACCGGCGTTTCGGCCCCGGCGCGGGCGCCGGCTACCTGAAGGAGGTCGGCGAGCGCTCGCCGCTGCGCCGCCCCGGGCGTCCCGAGGAGGTCGCCGCCGCGGTGCTGTTCCTGGCCAGCGACCTGGCGTCGTTCGTCACGGGCCAGGCGCTCAACGTCGACGGCGGACTGGAGATGAACTGA
- a CDS encoding class-II fumarase/aspartase family protein: MRQTFKLLPELFGDGAMAEIFSAERAVLAWLRTEAALARAQAEEGVISEADARAIEAACVPATIDVERLWSEAVNVGYPILPLVRMISAALPEGPDGRVHYGATTQDIMDTGLALQMGEALDRLRALLGSFGGALARLVAEHAGTVVAARTHAQQAVPTTFGAKMAVLLAEVTRQRDRVGEAARRVRVVSLFGAGGTSAAMGERSRNVRERVAGMLGLATTEVPWHVARDGVAEFGVTCTSLAATAARFAREVVDLSRTEVGEVREAGGHHRGASSTMPQKANPIGCEAVIGMSGTAGALSSGLFRAMEAGHERAAGEWQVEWYVVPLLAELAAGALATAAEVAAGLRVYPEVMRANLDAEGGLIMAEAYMMRLAPALGRERAHDLVYKAAHEARERGRALADALRDVAGADDLASLGALPIPPESYIGDAEAICAAALEAWRSDE, from the coding sequence GTGCGCCAGACGTTCAAGCTGCTGCCCGAGCTGTTCGGCGACGGCGCCATGGCCGAGATCTTCTCGGCCGAGCGGGCCGTGCTCGCCTGGCTGCGCACGGAGGCCGCGCTGGCCCGCGCCCAGGCCGAGGAGGGCGTGATCTCCGAGGCCGACGCGCGGGCCATCGAGGCGGCCTGCGTGCCCGCCACCATCGACGTCGAGCGCCTGTGGTCGGAGGCGGTCAACGTGGGCTACCCGATCCTGCCCCTCGTACGGATGATCTCCGCCGCGCTCCCCGAGGGGCCCGACGGCCGCGTCCACTACGGCGCGACCACGCAGGACATCATGGACACCGGCCTGGCCCTGCAGATGGGCGAGGCCCTCGATCGCCTGCGGGCGCTGCTCGGCTCGTTCGGCGGCGCGCTGGCCCGGCTGGTGGCCGAGCACGCCGGCACCGTCGTCGCCGCCCGCACGCACGCCCAGCAGGCGGTGCCCACGACGTTCGGGGCGAAGATGGCGGTGCTGCTGGCGGAGGTGACGCGCCAGCGCGACCGGGTGGGCGAGGCGGCGCGGCGGGTGCGGGTGGTGTCGCTGTTCGGCGCGGGCGGCACGTCCGCCGCGATGGGCGAGCGCTCCAGGAACGTGCGCGAGCGCGTGGCCGGGATGCTCGGCCTGGCCACCACCGAGGTGCCCTGGCACGTGGCCAGGGACGGCGTCGCCGAGTTCGGCGTGACCTGCACGAGCCTGGCGGCCACCGCGGCGCGCTTCGCCCGCGAGGTCGTGGACCTGTCCAGGACCGAGGTCGGCGAGGTGCGCGAGGCGGGCGGGCACCACCGCGGCGCCTCGTCCACGATGCCGCAGAAGGCCAACCCGATCGGCTGCGAGGCCGTCATCGGCATGTCGGGCACGGCGGGCGCGCTCAGCTCGGGCCTGTTCCGGGCGATGGAGGCCGGCCACGAGCGGGCCGCCGGCGAGTGGCAGGTCGAGTGGTACGTGGTGCCGCTCCTGGCCGAGCTGGCCGCGGGCGCGCTGGCCACGGCCGCCGAGGTCGCCGCCGGGCTGCGGGTCTACCCGGAGGTCATGCGGGCCAACCTGGACGCCGAGGGCGGGCTGATCATGGCGGAGGCGTACATGATGCGGCTGGCCCCGGCGCTGGGCCGGGAGCGGGCGCACGACCTGGTCTACAAGGCGGCGCACGAGGCCCGCGAGCGCGGGCGGGCGCTGGCCGACGCGCTGCGCGACGTGGCGGGAGCGGACGATCTGGCGAGCCTGGGCGCGCTGCCCATCCCGCCCGAGTCCTACATCGGCGACGCCGAGGCGATCTGCGCCGCGGCGCTTGAAGCCTGGAGAAGTGATGAGTGA
- a CDS encoding thiamine pyrophosphate-dependent dehydrogenase E1 component subunit alpha: protein MSERRLADLLAMWRIRAFEEKVRDLRAEGTIVGSVHLCVGQEAVPVGACDALEPHDALFATYRGHGWALARGVPAQALFAELAGRASGVNGGRGGSAYFTAAEYGFHGENSIVGAGAPIACGAALAGRHDGSNRVAVSVFGDGAMNQGAVHEAMNFAAAFCLPVVFVCENNRYSELTPIADMVRNQRLADRAAAYGMPGHRVDGNDVEAVRFHVRDALEAAREGGGPTLLECMTERLVGHYIGDAETYRQPGELERIARREPIARLREGLLADGVPAADLDAVERGARAEMASAAERALAAPLADPATAREHLYA, encoded by the coding sequence ATGAGTGAACGCAGGCTCGCGGATCTGCTGGCCATGTGGCGGATCCGCGCGTTCGAGGAGAAGGTGCGCGACCTGCGCGCCGAAGGGACGATCGTCGGCTCGGTGCACCTGTGCGTCGGGCAGGAGGCCGTCCCGGTGGGCGCGTGCGACGCGCTGGAGCCGCACGACGCGCTGTTCGCGACCTACCGCGGCCACGGCTGGGCGCTGGCCAGGGGCGTGCCAGCGCAGGCGCTGTTCGCCGAGCTGGCGGGCCGGGCGAGCGGCGTGAACGGCGGCCGGGGCGGCTCGGCGTACTTCACCGCGGCCGAGTACGGCTTCCACGGCGAGAACTCGATCGTGGGCGCGGGCGCGCCGATCGCGTGCGGGGCGGCGCTGGCCGGGCGGCACGACGGCTCGAACCGGGTGGCCGTGAGCGTATTCGGCGACGGCGCCATGAACCAGGGCGCGGTCCACGAGGCGATGAACTTCGCCGCCGCGTTCTGCCTGCCCGTGGTGTTCGTCTGCGAGAACAACCGCTACTCCGAGCTGACCCCGATCGCCGACATGGTGCGCAACCAGCGCCTGGCCGACCGCGCCGCCGCGTACGGGATGCCGGGCCACCGCGTCGACGGCAACGACGTGGAGGCCGTGCGCTTCCACGTGCGCGACGCGCTGGAGGCGGCCCGCGAGGGCGGCGGGCCGACGCTGCTGGAGTGCATGACCGAGCGCCTGGTCGGCCACTACATCGGCGACGCGGAGACCTACCGGCAGCCCGGCGAGCTGGAGCGGATCGCCAGGCGCGAGCCGATCGCCCGGCTGCGCGAGGGCCTGCTCGCCGACGGGGTGCCGGCCGCCGACCTGGACGCCGTGGAGCGCGGGGCGCGGGCCGAGATGGCCTCGGCCGCCGAGCGCGCGCTGGCCGCGCCCCTCGCCGACCCCGCCACCGCGAGGGAGCACCTGTATGCCTGA
- a CDS encoding amidohydrolase family protein: MTVVDAHQHFWNLETGSYPWLTPEHGPIHRTFEPAELIPQLAAAGVGRTVLVQSMDSYADTDAMLAQADAHDFIGAVVGWVPLHRPGEAAGALERYRRHLRFAGVRHLIHDEPDPDWVLQDPVIEGLGLLAAAGLPFDVVAVLPRHLEHVPVLAERVPGLRMVIDHLAKPPIREKGWEPWASLLARAAECPDVYAKVSGLNTAADAATWTAGDLRPYVEHALEAFGPERLMFGSDWPVALLAGDYAKVWRETNALVSGLPPADRAAVLGGTATRFYGLQEAS; this comes from the coding sequence ATGACCGTCGTCGACGCCCACCAGCACTTCTGGAACCTGGAGACGGGCTCGTACCCGTGGCTGACGCCGGAGCACGGGCCGATCCACCGCACGTTCGAGCCGGCGGAGCTCATCCCGCAGCTCGCGGCGGCCGGGGTCGGCCGCACGGTGCTGGTGCAGTCGATGGACTCCTACGCCGACACCGACGCCATGCTCGCGCAGGCCGACGCGCACGACTTCATCGGCGCGGTGGTGGGCTGGGTGCCGCTGCACCGGCCCGGCGAGGCGGCCGGGGCGCTGGAGCGATACCGGCGGCATCTCCGGTTCGCGGGGGTGCGGCATCTCATCCACGACGAACCCGACCCCGACTGGGTGCTCCAGGACCCGGTGATCGAGGGGCTCGGGCTGCTGGCCGCGGCCGGGCTGCCGTTCGACGTGGTGGCGGTGCTGCCGCGGCACCTGGAGCACGTGCCGGTGCTGGCCGAGCGGGTGCCCGGGCTGCGGATGGTGATCGACCACCTGGCCAAGCCGCCGATCAGGGAGAAGGGCTGGGAGCCGTGGGCGTCCCTGCTCGCCCGCGCGGCGGAGTGCCCGGATGTGTACGCCAAGGTGTCCGGCCTGAACACTGCGGCCGACGCCGCGACGTGGACGGCCGGGGACCTGCGGCCCTACGTGGAGCACGCGCTGGAGGCGTTCGGCCCCGAGCGGCTGATGTTCGGCAGCGACTGGCCGGTGGCGCTGCTGGCCGGCGACTACGCGAAGGTGTGGCGGGAGACGAACGCCCTGGTGTCGGGGCTCCCGCCGGCCGATCGCGCGGCCGTACTGGGCGGCACCGCCACCCGCTTCTACGGCCTCCAGGAGGCATCATGA
- a CDS encoding beta-glucosidase family protein: protein MAEALNPSLTRRDAARLLGAAAAVAAVPSRWTARRADVDALLRQLTLEEKVSLLHGATDPASKGQAGYVPGVPRLGIPELRLADGPAGVRVTASATALPAPVALASTFAPDLARRFGAVIGREGRALGMDVLLSPMTNIVRVPQAGRNFETLGEDPLLAAALVAGEIRGIQAEGLIATVKHYAANNFENARQTIDVKVDERTLREIYLPAFEAAVQAGVGAVMAAYNHVNGVYAAEHPHLLTGILRDEWRFGGWVMSDWYATHSGKPALTAGMDMEMPFGVNYGGLAAAVSSGRLAESAVDTAVRRVLVQLDRFGLLGGGRPRPAPDPAGGARAAKEIALAGAVLLRNERDLLPLGRADLADLVVIGPTAASPLVGGGGSARVIPASAESPLTALRRQAGPGGRIRWATGADLEGVPVPASALALQRTQQGAQQGGAPQAAAQVDHTGADALPAGSSWTWTGTLTAPETGDYDLRIQGAGGVPSFNGSISLTLDGVKIGSVGALLGGNSSLIATSGGLTNAGATVRLEAGVAKPVTVAATGVAGTPLQVRLAWVTPRRRQEALREAAALAKKARAALVFAFNEGTEGADRAALALPNGQDPVIGAVAAANARTAVVLNTGDPVLMPWVGNVSSILQMWYPGQEGADATATLLLGGASPGGKLPVTFPRRAEDVPTARPERYPGVGGVADYSEGVLVGYRHYDAHGIEPLFPFGHGLSYTRFQYDGLSVRAAGGGLSVSFTVANTGRRAGVEVPQVYLGSPPGPPVPMPPRALAGFARVGLSPGERRRVTVAVPPRALQYWSDGRWTLARGRRTVHVGSSSRDLRLRQEVTIR from the coding sequence ATGGCTGAAGCGCTCAACCCGTCGCTGACCCGCCGCGACGCGGCCCGGCTGCTCGGCGCGGCCGCCGCCGTCGCCGCGGTCCCCTCGCGGTGGACCGCCCGCCGCGCGGACGTCGACGCGCTCCTGCGGCAGCTGACGCTGGAGGAGAAGGTCTCGCTGCTGCACGGCGCCACCGACCCCGCCTCCAAGGGCCAGGCCGGGTACGTGCCCGGCGTGCCCCGCCTCGGCATCCCCGAGCTCCGCCTGGCCGACGGCCCCGCCGGGGTGCGCGTCACCGCGAGCGCCACAGCCCTGCCCGCGCCGGTGGCGCTCGCCTCGACGTTCGCGCCCGACCTCGCCCGGCGGTTCGGCGCGGTCATCGGCAGGGAGGGCCGCGCGCTGGGCATGGACGTCCTGCTGTCGCCGATGACCAACATCGTCCGCGTGCCGCAGGCCGGCCGGAACTTCGAGACACTCGGGGAGGACCCGCTGCTGGCCGCCGCGCTCGTCGCCGGCGAGATCCGCGGCATCCAGGCCGAGGGCCTCATCGCCACCGTCAAGCACTACGCGGCCAACAACTTCGAGAACGCCCGCCAGACGATCGACGTCAAGGTGGACGAGCGGACCCTGCGCGAGATCTACCTGCCGGCCTTCGAGGCCGCCGTGCAGGCGGGCGTGGGCGCCGTCATGGCCGCCTACAACCACGTCAACGGCGTGTACGCCGCCGAGCACCCGCACCTGCTGACCGGGATCCTGCGCGACGAATGGCGCTTCGGCGGCTGGGTGATGTCCGACTGGTACGCCACGCACAGCGGCAAGCCCGCGCTCACCGCCGGGATGGACATGGAGATGCCCTTCGGCGTCAACTACGGGGGCCTGGCCGCCGCCGTCTCCTCCGGGCGGCTGGCCGAGTCGGCGGTGGACACCGCGGTGCGCCGCGTCCTCGTCCAGCTCGACCGGTTCGGCCTGCTCGGCGGCGGCCGGCCGCGGCCCGCCCCGGACCCGGCGGGCGGCGCCCGCGCCGCGAAGGAGATCGCGCTGGCCGGCGCCGTGCTGCTGCGCAACGAACGGGACCTGCTCCCGCTGGGCCGCGCCGACCTGGCCGACCTGGTCGTCATCGGCCCCACCGCGGCCAGCCCCCTCGTGGGCGGCGGGGGCAGCGCCAGGGTGATCCCCGCGAGCGCCGAGAGCCCGCTGACCGCCCTGCGCCGCCAGGCCGGCCCGGGCGGCCGCATCCGCTGGGCCACGGGCGCGGACCTGGAAGGGGTCCCGGTGCCCGCCTCCGCGCTGGCGCTGCAGCGCACTCAACAGGGCGCCCAGCAGGGCGGTGCCCCGCAGGCCGCCGCCCAGGTCGACCACACCGGCGCGGACGCCCTGCCCGCCGGCTCGTCGTGGACGTGGACGGGCACGCTCACCGCGCCCGAGACCGGCGACTACGACCTGCGCATCCAGGGCGCGGGCGGGGTGCCGTCGTTCAACGGCTCGATCTCGCTGACCCTCGACGGCGTCAAAATCGGCTCCGTCGGCGCCCTCCTCGGCGGCAACAGCAGCCTCATCGCGACCTCCGGCGGCCTGACGAACGCCGGCGCGACCGTCCGCCTCGAAGCCGGGGTGGCCAAGCCCGTCACCGTCGCCGCCACCGGCGTCGCCGGCACGCCGCTGCAGGTCAGGCTGGCCTGGGTCACCCCTCGGCGCCGCCAGGAGGCGCTGCGGGAGGCCGCCGCGCTGGCCAAGAAGGCGCGGGCGGCGCTCGTGTTCGCCTTCAACGAGGGCACCGAGGGCGCCGACCGCGCCGCCCTCGCCCTCCCGAACGGCCAGGACCCGGTCATCGGGGCCGTCGCCGCCGCCAACGCCCGCACCGCGGTCGTGCTCAACACCGGCGACCCGGTGCTCATGCCGTGGGTGGGAAATGTGAGCTCGATCCTGCAGATGTGGTACCCGGGCCAGGAGGGCGCCGACGCCACCGCCACGCTCCTGCTCGGCGGGGCCAGTCCGGGCGGCAAGCTGCCGGTGACGTTCCCCCGGCGGGCCGAGGACGTGCCGACCGCGCGGCCCGAGCGCTACCCGGGCGTCGGCGGCGTCGCGGACTACAGCGAGGGCGTGCTCGTCGGCTACCGGCACTACGACGCGCACGGCATCGAGCCGCTGTTCCCCTTCGGGCACGGCCTGTCCTACACCCGCTTCCAGTACGACGGCCTGTCGGTGCGGGCCGCGGGCGGCGGGCTCAGCGTGTCCTTCACGGTCGCCAACACCGGCCGGCGCGCCGGGGTGGAGGTGCCGCAGGTGTATCTCGGCTCGCCGCCCGGCCCGCCGGTCCCGATGCCGCCCCGCGCGCTCGCCGGGTTCGCCCGGGTGGGGCTGTCGCCCGGCGAGCGGCGCCGCGTCACCGTGGCGGTGCCGCCACGCGCACTGCAGTACTGGTCCGACGGCCGGTGGACCCTCGCGAGGGGCCGCCGTACCGTCCACGTCGGGTCCTCCTCCAGGGACCTGCGTCTACGTCAGGAGGTCACCATCCGATGA
- a CDS encoding aldehyde ferredoxin oxidoreductase C-terminal domain-containing protein — protein MPFIVDLTSGNVEKEHHPGEIGGSVLGLRLMAARTPAGLDPYDPRALLYVAAGALGGTAAPGLAKAVFLAKSPLTGVAGESHALGPFAAGLRGAGVKALAVTGRAARPSYLLVQDGQVSLHDASELRGLGTAATTDALRGRHGRGAHVAAIGPAGENLVRYASVVTDHAYAAGRYGLGAVFGAKNLKAVVCVGEAPAKGAAEVADPGAVAGLAAYYRDSLATNPLAAIQAGMPGFAGWVGDPPAPGYAAVRNFSVTGAHGLRVPSAADYDGRAVATTGACPGCPNDCLKVYAPPGLAERRTGGLGQEAFLSLGWNLGIDDLDTVLAANARCNDLGLDPVSLGGTLAFAMECAERGLLPGGPAFGDPAALPGLIDDVAGRTGELGDLLADGAARAAARLGPAAAPYAMTVKGAELPCFDPRVQPGIGLGYAIAPGGPRYDALEHDLDFDPVAGLAYSFGEARRIGAEPAPVAELDAERGRRTARLLRLWSGLDALNLCVFASSPTRPLTLDHLSALVTAVLGREFTLEDLLAAGQARLDAMRAYAIREGGGPDELPARMHEAPVTAGPHEGAVLDRASFEVARAAFYEELGWR, from the coding sequence GTGCCGTTCATCGTGGACCTGACCAGCGGGAACGTGGAGAAGGAGCATCACCCGGGCGAGATCGGCGGATCCGTGCTGGGGCTGCGGCTGATGGCCGCGCGCACGCCCGCCGGGCTCGATCCGTACGATCCGCGGGCGCTGCTCTACGTGGCGGCCGGGGCGCTGGGCGGGACGGCGGCGCCGGGGCTGGCCAAGGCGGTGTTCCTGGCGAAGTCGCCGCTGACGGGGGTGGCCGGGGAGTCCCACGCGCTCGGGCCGTTCGCGGCGGGCCTGCGCGGGGCGGGCGTCAAGGCGCTGGCCGTCACCGGGCGGGCCGCGCGGCCGTCCTACCTGCTCGTCCAGGACGGGCAGGTGTCCCTGCACGACGCCTCGGAGCTGCGCGGGCTGGGCACGGCCGCGACGACGGACGCGCTGCGGGGGCGGCACGGCCGGGGCGCGCACGTGGCGGCGATCGGGCCGGCCGGGGAGAACCTCGTGCGGTACGCGAGCGTGGTGACCGACCACGCCTACGCCGCCGGGCGCTACGGGCTCGGCGCGGTCTTCGGGGCCAAGAACCTCAAGGCCGTCGTGTGCGTCGGCGAGGCCCCGGCGAAGGGCGCGGCGGAGGTCGCCGACCCTGGGGCGGTCGCCGGGCTGGCCGCCTACTACCGCGACTCGCTGGCCACGAACCCCCTGGCGGCGATCCAGGCGGGGATGCCCGGCTTCGCCGGATGGGTGGGCGATCCGCCCGCCCCCGGGTACGCCGCGGTGCGCAACTTCTCGGTGACCGGCGCGCACGGGCTGCGGGTCCCGTCCGCGGCCGACTACGACGGGCGCGCGGTGGCGACCACCGGGGCCTGCCCCGGCTGCCCCAACGACTGCCTCAAGGTGTACGCGCCCCCGGGGCTCGCCGAGCGGCGGACCGGCGGGCTGGGGCAGGAGGCGTTCCTGTCGCTCGGGTGGAACCTCGGGATCGACGACCTCGACACCGTGCTGGCCGCCAACGCCCGCTGCAACGACCTCGGGCTGGACCCGGTCTCCCTCGGCGGGACGCTGGCGTTCGCCATGGAGTGCGCCGAGCGCGGCCTGCTGCCCGGCGGGCCCGCGTTCGGCGACCCGGCGGCGTTGCCCGGGCTGATCGATGACGTGGCGGGGCGCACGGGCGAACTCGGCGATCTGCTGGCCGACGGCGCGGCGCGGGCGGCCGCGAGGCTCGGGCCGGCCGCGGCCCCGTACGCCATGACCGTCAAGGGCGCCGAGTTGCCCTGCTTCGACCCCCGCGTCCAGCCGGGCATCGGCCTCGGGTACGCGATCGCCCCCGGCGGGCCGCGCTACGACGCGCTGGAGCACGACCTCGACTTCGACCCCGTGGCCGGGCTGGCCTACAGCTTCGGCGAGGCCCGGCGGATCGGGGCGGAGCCCGCGCCGGTCGCCGAGCTCGACGCCGAGCGGGGCCGGCGCACCGCCCGGCTGCTGCGGCTGTGGAGCGGGCTCGACGCGCTCAACCTGTGCGTCTTCGCCTCCTCCCCCACCCGCCCGCTGACCCTCGACCACCTGAGCGCCCTGGTCACGGCCGTCCTCGGGCGGGAGTTCACCCTGGAGGACCTGCTGGCGGCCGGTCAGGCGCGGCTCGACGCGATGCGCGCGTACGCGATCCGCGAGGGTGGCGGGCCCGACGAGCTGCCGGCCCGGATGCACGAGGCGCCCGTCACGGCGGGGCCCCACGAGGGCGCGGTGCTGGATCGCGCCTCGTTCGAGGTCGCCCGCGCCGCCTTCTACGAGGAGCTCGGCTGGCGCTGA
- a CDS encoding alpha-ketoacid dehydrogenase subunit beta has protein sequence MPELSYGEAVNAALHRLMEELPETLVYGEDVALPGGVFGVTRGLRKRYGDRVFDTPISESAILGSAVGAAMFGRRPIVEIMWADFSLVALDQIVNQAANVRYVSGGRLRAPLTIRTQQGNAPGACAQHSQCLEALFLHVPGLRVCMPSTPQDAYDLLVTAVHADDPVLVVENRTLYFGPKEPVTTDGPVRPMGGARTRRTGSDVTLVTWGAMTHRVLAAAEALARDGVEAEVLETPWLNPFDTEAVIESARRTRRLAVVHEANVTGGFGAEVVARVAGAGVALAAPPIRIGAPDVRMPAAPVLAQALIPDAARIIEDVKGLIAGAR, from the coding sequence ATGCCTGAGCTGTCCTACGGCGAGGCCGTGAACGCGGCCCTGCACCGCCTGATGGAGGAGCTGCCGGAGACGCTGGTGTACGGCGAGGACGTCGCCCTGCCCGGCGGCGTGTTCGGCGTGACCAGGGGCCTGCGCAAGCGGTACGGCGACCGCGTGTTCGACACCCCGATCAGCGAGTCGGCGATCCTCGGCAGCGCGGTGGGCGCGGCGATGTTCGGCCGCCGCCCGATCGTCGAGATCATGTGGGCCGACTTCTCCCTGGTGGCGCTGGACCAGATCGTCAACCAGGCGGCCAACGTCCGCTACGTGTCGGGCGGGCGGCTGCGGGCCCCGCTGACCATCCGCACCCAGCAGGGCAACGCGCCCGGCGCGTGCGCGCAGCACTCGCAGTGCCTGGAGGCGCTGTTCCTGCACGTGCCGGGGCTGCGGGTGTGCATGCCGAGCACGCCGCAGGACGCCTACGACCTGCTGGTGACGGCCGTGCACGCCGACGACCCGGTCCTGGTGGTCGAGAACCGCACGCTGTACTTCGGCCCGAAGGAGCCGGTCACGACGGACGGGCCGGTCCGGCCGATGGGCGGGGCGCGCACCCGCCGGACGGGCTCCGACGTCACGCTCGTCACCTGGGGCGCGATGACGCACCGGGTGCTGGCGGCGGCCGAGGCCCTGGCCCGCGACGGGGTCGAGGCCGAGGTGCTGGAGACGCCGTGGCTCAACCCGTTCGACACCGAGGCTGTGATCGAGAGCGCGCGCCGCACCCGCAGGCTGGCGGTCGTCCACGAGGCGAACGTCACCGGCGGCTTCGGCGCCGAGGTCGTCGCCCGCGTCGCGGGGGCCGGGGTGGCGCTGGCCGCGCCGCCGATCCGGATCGGCGCGCCCGACGTGCGGATGCCGGCGGCGCCGGTCCTGGCGCAGGCCCTGATCCCCGACGCGGCGCGGATCATCGAGGACGTCAAAGGCTTGATCGCGGGAGCACGATGA
- a CDS encoding VOC family protein: MRGVWHFSFTVSDLDRSVEFYRDLLGFALVHRQEQDNDYTRRLVGYPDAVLRVAQLAVPGQPRGVSTHDLELVEYVRPRGAPRDPARHLPGAAHLALTVEDAPAEHARLAAAGVRFVNPPEAITAGVNRGGYACYFLDPDDITLELVQPPGNP, translated from the coding sequence ATGAGAGGCGTCTGGCACTTCTCCTTCACGGTCTCCGACCTCGACAGGTCGGTGGAGTTCTACCGCGACCTGCTCGGGTTCGCGCTGGTGCACCGGCAGGAGCAGGACAACGACTACACCCGCAGGCTCGTCGGCTACCCCGACGCCGTGCTGCGCGTGGCCCAGCTCGCCGTGCCCGGCCAGCCCCGCGGCGTCTCCACGCACGACCTGGAGCTGGTGGAGTACGTACGGCCGAGGGGCGCCCCGCGCGACCCGGCCCGCCACCTGCCGGGCGCCGCGCACCTGGCGCTCACCGTCGAGGACGCCCCGGCCGAGCACGCCCGGCTGGCGGCGGCCGGGGTGCGCTTCGTCAACCCGCCCGAGGCGATCACCGCGGGGGTGAACCGGGGCGGCTATGCCTGCTACTTCCTCGACCCCGACGACATCACCTTGGAGCTCGTCCAACCGCCGGGCAACCCCTAA
- a CDS encoding IclR family transcriptional regulator codes for MTGPNREAATMTTTDDGPAAATMRRGVHAPGGTKQPAGRTASGSARRPAGRTVTSRVLSVLSAFSGECPKLSLSDISRRASMPLTTAHRLVSELMSWGALERDRDGRYQIGLHLWEVGALAPRGLGLREAAMPFLEDLYEVTHQHAQLAILEGPDVLYLERISGRDAVGVRSRVGGRFPAHATGVGLALLAHTPPATQEAYLAGPLAAFTDRTIADPGRLRGVLAGVRRHGYVISDRQVTLDAVSVAAPVRDAADEVIAALSVVVRVGAPQPGALVPAVVSAARGLSRWLRSHPERP; via the coding sequence GTGACAGGTCCGAACCGGGAGGCGGCGACCATGACCACGACCGACGACGGCCCGGCCGCGGCCACGATGCGCCGGGGCGTTCACGCTCCCGGCGGCACCAAGCAGCCGGCGGGCCGGACGGCTTCCGGAAGCGCGCGGCGGCCCGCCGGCCGGACCGTGACGAGCCGGGTCCTCAGCGTGCTCAGCGCGTTCTCCGGCGAGTGCCCCAAGCTGAGCCTGTCCGACATCAGCCGCCGCGCCTCGATGCCGTTGACGACGGCGCACCGGCTGGTCAGCGAGCTGATGTCGTGGGGCGCGCTGGAGCGCGACCGCGACGGCCGATACCAGATCGGGCTGCACCTGTGGGAGGTGGGCGCGCTGGCGCCGCGCGGGCTGGGCCTGCGCGAGGCCGCCATGCCGTTCCTCGAGGACCTGTACGAGGTCACCCACCAGCACGCCCAGCTCGCCATCCTGGAGGGGCCCGACGTGCTCTACCTGGAGCGCATCTCCGGCCGGGACGCGGTCGGCGTGCGCAGCCGGGTGGGCGGGCGCTTCCCGGCGCACGCCACGGGCGTCGGGCTGGCGTTGCTGGCCCACACGCCGCCCGCGACGCAGGAGGCGTACCTGGCGGGGCCGCTGGCGGCCTTCACCGACCGGACCATCGCGGACCCCGGGCGGCTGCGGGGCGTGCTGGCCGGGGTGCGGCGCCACGGGTACGTCATCAGCGACCGGCAGGTCACGCTGGACGCGGTGTCGGTGGCGGCGCCCGTGCGGGACGCGGCGGACGAGGTGATCGCCGCGCTGTCGGTCGTGGTGCGGGTGGGCGCGCCGCAGCCTGGCGCGCTCGTGCCGGCCGTCGTCAGCGCCGCCCGCGGGTTGTCGCGCTGGCTGCGGTCGCACCCGGAGCGGCCCTGA